In Oreochromis niloticus isolate F11D_XX linkage group LG5, O_niloticus_UMD_NMBU, whole genome shotgun sequence, a single window of DNA contains:
- the wnk2 gene encoding serine/threonine-protein kinase WNK2 isoform X4, with protein sequence MDSVDSSKDPPLGSTFSSAPNLDSDINANACRPVYENGTDHNVNIQNTALRGASDPSSYPSTDYQVPVRHRFIRRSQWMSDSEEPPVDTPEFVNSSPALNIDLRTIVDRSRARVLHATRLQETSSTECQVGLKDRATESVNADDEKAGRTESEPKAEVVPSDVTGKAGSDENEEEPGMKAVATSPGGRFLKFDIELGRGSFKTVYKGLDTDTWVEVAWCELQERKLSKAERQRFKEEAEMLKALQHPNIVRFYDFWESPVKGKKCIVLVTELMTSGTLKTYLKRFKVMKPKVLRSWCRQILKGLHFLHTRTPPIIHRDLKCDNIFITGPTGSVKIGDLGLATLKRASFAKSVIGTPEFMAPEMYEEHYDEAVDVYAFGMCMLEMATSEYPYSECQNAAQIYRKVTSGVKPASYSKVRDPEVKEIIGECICHRWEERYSIKDLLNHAFFAEDTGVRVELNEEDDGKKTSIALKLWVEEPKKLKGKYKDTGAIEFTFDLVHEVPEVVAQEMVDSGFFLDCDVKIVGKSIRDRVALIKWRRERTVSPNGNSETPVKKTQQNLLQVPSTGMPQGATLATTDYEDQESEQQTLICTVPAATSTTSDSGVSSTMQLDELNNQQNGPYQSLQEPVTTTQIIYSPPAQTDPQLHQGPYQQSTAQAAHDSYAHGSAQVHQGAYQQTAGQLHPGTFQQPAAQLHQGPYQCQTTVSAPATPAAAANQSRQCFPAAGPTLQTQITAQPNQEQCHLQPAAILPKLLSAEQPASHLSPPDTSTSFPHLVSSAPSPLLPLQISMQFSSPYAVIQTGGHKPPPVSPATLPSVYSSSESTMSSTYYSHSPHRPSLPLIPLSAMPSLSTLGSPQTPLSTPQHVPSVAFPLPFFAMSVSSAVPQQQGSPSTSQPNLSFHSTHPLPLSQVQPTPYPAPNPEHGLAEQPVQIQSLTPHGILGDFQHLGAVHSVLPTVQTSLWGRVTDSETSGAGLDLAVAPTISAPVPAPASIPIPAKVDTQPPAQSPAVVGPQNQLQVPVSAQAAAMPQTTTLLKSPTSIPMQVPTAVQAAVSTPAQALVSASGPILEQTEISSLSSDILSAKPQISVPGLVSGPNTVTLPASVQSAAPVPAPASVTTSVPAPVLQPPGTQTTVSVPECSSLPATQQTADMASASSTPQQDPCAEEVLREKPISLPSYEFDSLKSDMPSGKETSDGYESFASVGKGDGKPRKHHRKSARTRSRQEKTSKPKLSMLNVCNTGDKMVECQLETHNHKMVTFKFDLDGDAPEEIATYMVENGFILMLEKEIFIDQLKDIVDKAEDMLNEDMEGERDTALSCSPLQVQPFEVLVGESQQPGGSQPVYQQNVLHTGKRWFIICPVEEIPTSSQETPSDGTTTQSPGSSAATHPADSTTAKPSREEGSSSTMSGGSGGFSYDVYGFCSPPIMSNTDPLLLATLSPPVSAPPTLQSVPSVEPAGSSVQHSMQAQTARAQTSSPHAAFPVEDSQGSPLGSISPIHASQKFPEMTCPVSIADDVPCCPLVMPLSLDVSTSQVGSPLTLPLQEPGSVKEAPSVSYAPSARSERPQQPVVLHQPFATVGGTKVSSLPQSPAPSQHGAGPSESDGEGRLGRSGFVDSTIKTLDEKLRNLLYQEYAPMYPSGSAAETPGSGTEYIQSPPGPDSATGGSGNSTPGPIGEGRYRGGEQLPQIPERMDSLSALSDSAVCASLSRRHVPHSASCSGARGRFKITPVPPEVANRRDVKQRSWSSAASPAHPVGYIRDHGQLDAMATSTTIGRFSVVSTEDDITQRTRCSRYSAPPDFYLDTPPSNAKRGSLPRAMTSVPVDVTVHARFLSSDSGAESSPAKLTPATPSQHSRSERRGSDLMKRAVAFLRRSGRSSSVQSSDSPSRHGGVHGSAYGSSDNDSEMEDSDIKRELQRLREKHLKEISELQAHQRGEVELLYRRLGKVPPPGLGVAAPHGSRRKRSSKHRLKPGKLLSPLVQQFRNVTTKTGDSSRSSTAAGTGDNTVSLNGSPAKGSFPTHSRARSCTSHLPSSTSEPVQTQQPCSLKGSLSSDNIYAGLHGDGTGTQVPPGQGATLKRLCLGKERGSRSGASAGASNQSQQLPGGVTPPPHQPVIGLAQAQANNSNNKTGTYSSTSTSAHDSNLPEDLQRLMDDWAQEVLIVTHRPRTNSLSITRPQLWDQDPLQTSEHLARASDLLPWTAPGPEACSLPLSWPDGPGSTMIATPPAGAHPSYQHHSPAPFRALPSPLSISQWPGFFFPLPSGVFAFPAVASAQDTHSSIPAPSYQPTDPKARTL encoded by the exons ATGGATTCGGTGGATTCAAGCAAAGATCCGCCACTGGGATCCACGTTTTCCTCAGCACCTAATCTGGACTCGGACATTAATGCAAATGCTTGCAGGCCTGTGTATGAGAATGGTACAGACCACAATGTCAACATACAAAACACAGCCCTGCGTGGAGCAAGTGACCCCAGCTCATACCCCTCCACAGACTACCAGGTGCCGGTCCGCCACAGGTTTATTCGGCGGAGTCAGTGGATGTCAGACTCCGAAGAGCCGCCGGTGGACACACCGGAGTTCGTCAACAGCAGCCCGGCACTCAACATCGACCTGCGAACCATCGTTGACCGGAGTCGGGCGCGGGTTCTGCACGCGACCCGCCTACAGGAGACCTCGAGCACGGAGTGCCAGGTGGGCCTGAAAGACAGGGCCACAGAGAGCGTGAACGCGGACGACGAGAAGGCAGGCAGGACCGAAAGCGAACCCAAGGCAGAGGTCGTGCCCTCCGATGTCACAGGTAAAGCAGGAAGTGACGAAAACGAAGAGGAGCCCGGAATGAAGGCCGTAGCCACCTCGCCTGGAGGGCGCTTCCTCAAGTTTGACATCGAGCTGGGGAGAGGGTCTTTCAAAACTGTCTATAAAGGTCTCGACACCGACACCTGGGTCGAAGTGGCCTGGTGTGAGCTTCAG GAACGGAAACTGTCCaaagcagagagacagagattcaAAGAGGAAGCAGAAATGCTAAAGGCTCTCCAGCATCCCAACATTGTGCGATTTTATGACTTCTGGGAATCACCCGTCAAAGGGAAAAAGTGTATTGTTCTGGTGACAGAGCTGATGACCTCAGGGACACTAAAAAC GTATCTGAAGCGCTTTAAGGTCATGAAGCCTAAAGTTCTTAGAAGCTGGTGCAGACAAATTCTCAAAGGCCTCCACTTCCTCCACACTAGAACTCCTCCGATCATCCACAGAGACCTTAAGTGTGACAACATCTTCATCACTGGTCCTACGGGCTCTGTCAAAATCGGAGACCTGGGCCTGGCGACTCTAAAGAGAGCCTCTTTTGCTAAAAGTGTTATTG GCACTCCAGAGTTCATGGCTCCAGAGATGTATGAGGAGCACTATGACGAGGCTGTGGATGTCTACGCCTTTGGGATGTGTATGCTGGAGATGGCAACATCTGAATATCCCTACTCCGAATGTCAAAATGCTGCTCAGATCTACCGCAAAGTGACCAGC GGGGTGAAACCTGCCAGCTACAGCAAAGTCCGCGACCCAGAAGTTAAGGAAATAATCGGGGAGTGCATCTGTCACAGATGGGAAGAAAG GTACTCCATCAAGGACCTCCTGAATCACGCCTTCTTTGCAGAGGACACGGGTGTGAGGGTGGAGCTcaatgaagaagatgatgggAAAAAAACATCCATTGCTCTAAAGCTGTGGGTCGAAGAGCCTAAAAAACTGAAGGGGAAATACAAAGACACTGGTGCCATTGAGTTTACCTTTGACTTGGTGCATGAGGTCCCAGAAGTTGTTGCCCAAGAAATG GTGGATTCAGGTTTCTTCCTAGATTGTGATGTGAAGATCGTTGGGAAGTCCATCAGAGATCGTGTAGCTCTAATCAAATGGAGGAGGGAGCGGACTGTCTCACCAAATGGAAACAGCGAGACACCTGTGAAGAAAACTCAGCAGAACCTCCTGCAGGTTCCCAGTACAGGGATGCCACAGGGAGCTACATTAGCCACTACAGATTATGAAGACCAAGAGTCAGAGCAGCAGACTCTGATCTGCACCGTCCCTGCTGCCACATCTACCACAT CTGACAGTGGAGTGAGCTCCACCATGCAATTAGATGAGCTAAACAATCAGCAGAATGGCCCCTACCAATCACTTCAAGAGCCTGTTACCACAACTCAGATTATCTACAGTCCTCCTGCACAGACTGACCCTCAGCTGCACCAGGGGCCCTACCAGCAGTCCACTGCACAGGCCGCACATGACAGCTACGCACACGGATCTGCACAGGTACACCAAGGAGCGTACCAGCAAACCGCAGGCCAACTGCACCCTGGGACCTTTCAACAACCTGCAGCACAACTGCACCAGGGGCCTTATCAGTGTCAAACA acagTTTCTGCTCCAGCTACGCCAGCCGCTGCCGCTAACCAGAGCAGACAGTGCTTTCCAGCTGCAGGCCCAACTCTACAGACACAGATCACTGCCCAGCCCAACCAGGAGCAG TGCCATCTCCAACCAGCTGCTATCCTGCCCAAG CTGTTATCTGCAGAGCAGCCTGCTTCCCACCTGAGTCCTCCTGACACCTCTACCAGTTTTCCACACTTAGTCTCCAGTGCTCCTTCCCCACTTCTACCCCTGCAGATCAGCATGCAG TTTTCCTCACCATATGCAGTTATTCAAACAGGGGGCCACAAGCCTCCCCCCGTCTCCCCAGCTACTCTGCCATCTGTCTACAGCAGCAGTGAATCCACTATGTCTAGCACGTATTACTCACATTCACCCCACCGTCCCTCTCTGCCTCTGATTCCTCTTTCTGCCATGCCATCTCTGTCTACTCTTGGTAGTCCTCAGACTCCTCTGTCCACACCTCAGCATGTACCCAGTGTGGCGTTCCCCCTCCCGTTTTTTGCCATGTCCGTGTCCTCAGCAGTGCCACAGCAGCAGGGCAGCCCCTCCACATCTCAACCAAACCTAAGTTTCCATTCCACCCATCCCTTACCTCTCTCTCAGGTACAACCCACCCCATACCCTGCCCCCAATCCTGAGCACGGTCTGGCTGAGCAGCCTGTCCAG aTACAGTCACTCACTCCACATGGCATTCTGGGAGACTTTCAGCATTTGGGTGCGGTTCACTCAGTTTTGCCTACTGTTCAGACTTCTCTCTGGGGAAGGGTAACAGATTCAGAAACTAGTGGAGCTGGCCTTGATTTAGCAGTAGCTCCTACAATTTCAGCCCCAGTCCCAGCCCCAGCGTCAATCCCAATCCCAGCTAAAGTTGATACTCAACCTCCAGCACAAAGTCCGGCTGTGGTGGGACCACAAAACCAACTTCAAGTCCCAGTATCAGCTCAGGCCGCAGCTATGCCTCAAACCACAACCCTTCTTAAATCCCCCACTTCAATCCCAATGCAAGTTCCAACAGCAGTTCAAGCTGCAGTCTCAACCCCAGCTCAAGCACTAGTATCAGCATCAGGTCCCATTTTGGAGCAAACAGAAATCTCCTCTTTGAGCTCAGATATACTTTCAGCCAAACCCCAAATTTCAGTCCCAGGCTTGGTTTCGGGCCCAAACACCGTCACCCTGCCAGCATCAGTTCAGTCTGCAGCTCCTGTTcctgctccagcttctgtcACAACTTCAGTCCCAGCTCCAGTTCTGCAGCCTCCTGGCACCCAGACAACAGTCTCAGTACCCGAGTGTTCCAGCCTGCCTGCAACTCAGCAAACTGCAGACATGGCATCTGCATCCAGCACCCCTCAACAAGATCCCTGTGCAGAG GAGGTGCTTCGGGAAAAACCAATATCTTTACCCAGTTATGAATTTGACAG TCTCAAGTCTGATATGCCATCTGGTAAGGAAACAAGTGATGGCTATGAAAGCTTTGCTAGTGTGGGAAAGGGAGATGGGAAACCGAGGAAGCATCACCGCAAGTCTGCCCGCACACGTTCCAGGCAGGAAAAGACCAGCAAACCGAAACTGAGCATGCTCAAT GTTTGCAACACTGGTGATAAAATGGTCGAATGCCAGCTGGAGACTCACAACCACAAAATGGTGACATTTAAATTTGATCTGGATGGAGATGCTCCCGAGGAAATCGCTACTTACATG GTAGAGAACGGCTTCATCTTGATGTTAGAGAAGGAGATCTTTATTGACCAGCTGAAGGATATTGTGGATAAAGCTGAAGACATGCTGAATGAAGACATGGAGGGTGAAAGGGACACAGCTTTGAGTTGCAGTCCTTTACAAGTCCAGCCATTTGAAGTGCTAGTAGGAGAG AGTCAGCAGCCTGGAGGATCTCAACCAGTCTATCAGCAAAATG TTCTTCATACAGGAAAGAGATGGTTCATAATCTGCCCTGTAGAGGAGATACCCACATCCAGTCAGGAGACCCCCTCTGACGGGACAACTACGCAGTCACCTGGGAGCTCAGCTGCTACCCACCCTGCTGACAGCACCACTGCAAAGCCCTCCAGAG AAGAGGGTTCATCTTCCACAATGTCTGGGGGAAGCGGAGGCTTTTCTTATGACGTGTACGGATTCTGCAGTCCTCCAATAATGTCCAACACAGACCCGCTCCTCTTGGCCACCCTGTCACCTCCTGTGTCTGCACCCCCGACTCTCCAGTCAGTGCCATCAGTGGAGCCAGCAGGCAGTTCAGTGCAACACAGCATGCAAGCCCAGACAGCCAGAGCGCAAACATCATCCCCGCATGCTGCTTTCCCTGTGGAAGATTCACAGGGATCCCCTCTCGGCTCCATCTCACCAATCCATGCATCTCAGAAGTTCCCTGAAATGACATGCCCAGTTTCTATTGCTGACGACGTACCCTGCTGCCCTCTGGTCATGCCCCTCTCTCTCGATGTGAGCACTTCACAGGTTGGATCTCCGCTTACTCTTCCGCTCCAGGAGCCAGGATCGGTCAAAGAGGCACCGTCTGTCTCCTACGCCCCCTCAGCACGGAGCGAGCGACCACAGCAGCCTGTGGTGCTGCATCAGCCTTTTGCCACTGTTGGAGGGACCAAAGTGTCTTCACTACCACAGAGTCCAGCACCATCCCAGCATGGTGCAGGCCCCAGTGAGTCTGATGGTGAAGGAAGACTGGGTCGTAGCGGGTTTGTGGACAGCACCATTAAAACCCTGGATGAGAAATTACGGAATTTGCTCTACCAGGAATATGCTCCCATGTATCCATCAGGCAGCGCTGCAGAGACACCAGGGTCTGGCACAGAGTACATCCAGTCTCCTCCTGGTCCAGACAGCGCCACAGGAGGCTCAGGGAACAGCACCCCAGGGCCAATAGGGGAGGGACGCTACAGGGGAGGAGAACAGCTG CCTCAAATTCCAGAGAGAATGGACAGTTTGAGCGCACTGAGTGATTCAGCTGTGTGTG CGTCCCTGTCGAGAAGACACGTTCCTCACTCTGCTTCATGCTCTGGAGCAAGAGGTCGATTTAAG ATCACTCCTGTTCCCCCTGAAGTGGCCAACAGACGAGATGTGAAGCAAAGGAGCTGGAGCAGCGCTGCCTCACCGGCGCACCCTGTGGGATACATTAGGGACCATGGTCAGCTTGATGCCATGGCTACCTCCACCACAATTGGCCGTTTCTCTGTGGTGAGCACTGAagatgacatcacacagaggACACGTTGTAGCCGTTACTCTGCCCCGCCAGATTTCTATCTGGACACGCCTCCTTCTAACGCCAAGCGGGGCTCTTTGCCTCGTGCAATGACATCCGTCCCTGTGGATGTCACGGTGCACGCTCGCTTCCTCTCCTCAGATTCAGGGGCGGAGAGCAGCCCTGCAAAGCTGACTCCTGCCACTCCGTCGCAACACTCCCGCTCCGAGCGCAGAGGAAGTGACCTCATGAAAAGGGCAGTGGCCTTTCTCCGTCGTTCTGGTCGCAGCAGCAGCGTGCAGAGCTCTGACTCACCGAGCAGGCATGGAGGGGTGCACGGCTCTGCCTATGGCAGCAGCGATAATGACTCCGAGATGGAGGACTCAGACATAAAGAGAGAACTACAGAGACTCAGGGAGAA ACATCTGAAGGAAATCTCTGAGCTGCAGGCCCATCAGCGAGGGGAAGTGGAGCTCCTGTATCGAAGACTTGGTAAAGTTCCTCCTCCTGGCCTGGGAGTTGCTGCACCACATGGCAGCCGTAGAAAGAGGTCCAGCAAGCACAGGCTGAAGCCAGGCAAACTTCTCAGCCCTCTGGTTCAACAGTTTAGAAATGTCACAACCAAAACTGGTGACTCTAGCAGATCCA GTACTGCTGCAGGTACGGGTGACAACACAGTTAGTTTAAATGGGTCTCCAGCTAAAGGGTCTTTCCCCACTCACAGCAGGGCCCGGTCATGCACCAGCCACCTTCCCAGCTCAACTTCGGAGCCTGTGCAGACTCAGCAGCCCTGCTCCCTTAAAGGCTCTTTATCTTCTGATAATATTTACGCTGGACTACACGGAGATGGAACTGGTACACAAGTGCCACCGGGGCAAG GGGCGACTCTGAAGCGACTTTGTCTTGGTAAAGAGCGTGGTAGCA GGTCTGGAGCTTCAGCAGGGGCTTCCAATCAGTCACAGCAGCTGCCTGGGGGTGTCACACCTCCTCCACATCAGCCGGTGATAGGATTGGCCCAAGCTCAAGCTAATAACAGTAACAACAAAACAGGCACATACAGTAGCACATCCACGAGTGCCCACGATAGCAACCTGCCTGAAGACTTACAACGACTAATGGATGACTGGGCCCAGGAGGTTCTGATTGTCACCCACCGGCCTCGCACTAACTCTCTGAGTATCACTCGACCCCAGCTTTGGGATCAGGATCCACTTCAAACAAGTGAACACCTTGCTAGGGCTTCAGAT TTATTGCCATGGACAGCTCCAGGACCTGAGGCCTGTAGTCTGCCACTGTCCTGGCCTGACGGCCCTGGGTCAACAATGATCGCCACGCCGCCGGCAGGGGCGCATCCCTCTTATCAGCATCACTCTCCTGCTCCATTCAGGGCCTTGCCCTCACCTCTCTCTATTAGCCAGTGGCCTGGGTTTTTCTTTCCCCTTCCTTCAGGAGTCTTTGCCTTTCCTGCTGTGGCCTCAGCTCAGGATACCCACAGCTCCATTCCAGCACCATCATATCAGCCAACTGACCCAAAAGCGAGGACTCTCTAA